In Streptomyces sp. NBC_00483, a single window of DNA contains:
- a CDS encoding GH1 family beta-glucosidase yields the protein MTEGNFVSDPHSALDVSAFPHDFLWGTATSAYQIEGAVAEDGRAPSIWDTFAHTPGKIDGGDDGDIACDHYHRWREDIGLMRQLGTNAYRLSVAWPRVVPGGDGPVNAKGLAFYDELIDALLAEGVTPSVTLYHWDLPQALQDRGGWPVREIAEHFAAYAAVVAERLGDRVKHWTPLNEPLCSAWIGHLEGRMAPGLTDLTAAVRASYHLLLGHGLATQAIRAAVPDAEVGIVNNLAHVEPATDRPEDLAAAHRMDGHANRWWLDPVHGRGFPADMLEVYGVQLPEKAGDMAAIASPLDWLGLNYYFSSAIADDPSGPAPFADAVPRPGLPRTGMDWEIDAHGIEALLLRLTHDYGARKLYVTENGSAYPDVVRPDGTVDDPEREAYLVRHLAACARAIGQGVPLAGYFAWSLLDNFEWAYGYDKRFGLVHVDYATQKRTIKGSGHRYADLVRRHGALARRAA from the coding sequence ATGACTGAAGGGAACTTCGTGTCCGACCCCCACTCCGCTCTCGATGTCTCCGCCTTCCCGCACGACTTTCTGTGGGGCACGGCCACATCGGCGTACCAGATCGAAGGAGCCGTCGCCGAGGACGGCCGCGCGCCTTCCATCTGGGACACCTTCGCGCACACCCCGGGGAAGATCGACGGCGGCGACGACGGTGACATCGCCTGCGACCACTACCACCGGTGGCGCGAGGACATCGGTCTGATGCGGCAACTGGGCACCAACGCCTACCGGTTGTCCGTCGCCTGGCCGCGCGTCGTCCCCGGCGGCGACGGGCCGGTGAACGCCAAGGGCCTCGCCTTCTACGACGAGTTGATCGACGCTCTGCTCGCCGAGGGCGTCACCCCGTCGGTCACGCTCTACCACTGGGACCTGCCGCAGGCGCTCCAGGACCGTGGCGGCTGGCCGGTGCGGGAGATCGCCGAGCACTTCGCCGCGTACGCCGCCGTGGTCGCGGAGCGCCTCGGGGACCGGGTGAAGCACTGGACGCCGCTGAACGAACCGCTGTGTTCGGCGTGGATCGGCCACCTGGAAGGCCGGATGGCACCAGGACTCACCGACCTGACCGCCGCCGTCCGCGCCTCCTACCACCTGCTCCTCGGCCACGGCCTCGCCACACAGGCGATCCGTGCCGCCGTGCCGGACGCCGAGGTCGGCATCGTCAACAACCTCGCCCACGTCGAACCCGCCACCGACCGCCCCGAGGACCTCGCCGCCGCCCACCGCATGGACGGCCACGCCAACCGCTGGTGGCTCGACCCGGTGCACGGCCGCGGCTTCCCGGCGGACATGCTGGAGGTGTACGGAGTCCAACTCCCGGAGAAGGCGGGGGACATGGCCGCCATCGCCTCGCCCCTCGACTGGCTCGGCCTGAACTACTACTTCTCCTCGGCCATCGCCGACGACCCCTCGGGCCCGGCCCCGTTCGCCGACGCCGTGCCCCGCCCCGGCCTCCCGCGCACCGGCATGGACTGGGAGATCGACGCCCACGGCATCGAGGCCCTGCTGCTCCGCCTCACCCACGACTACGGCGCCCGCAAGCTGTACGTCACTGAGAACGGCTCCGCGTACCCCGACGTCGTACGTCCCGACGGCACCGTCGACGACCCCGAGCGCGAGGCGTACCTGGTGCGGCACCTCGCGGCCTGCGCCCGCGCGATCGGCCAAGGCGTCCCGCTCGCCGGGTACTTCGCCTGGTCACTGCTCGACAACTTCGAGTGGGCGTACGGCTACGACAAGAGGTTCGGCCTCGTCCACGTCGACTACGCGACGCAGAAACGCACCATCAAGGGCAGCGGGCACCGGTACGCGGACCTCGTGCGCCGCCACGGCGCGCTGGCGCGGCGGGCCGCCTGA
- a CDS encoding LysR family transcriptional regulator, protein MLEVRRLRLLAEFATHGTVAATAEALHLTGPAVSQQLAALEKETGLTLLEKHGRALRLTGAGRLLVEHAQVVLADLAAAQADVAALRQGRPGAVRVAAFPSAARVLLPLVWPEPGADAPRLHLVEHEPDSADEALRQRTVDVAVTHAYSLLPRPLPPGCEQRHLFDEPVELALHPDTAARHGLAPGDKADLAAFAQEAWLVPGADTACHEMTQRACGAAGFVPRAVARASDFGVLTALVARDAGVTLVPQLALPADLDGVSLHPLHSPVRRTVRAVYRAGTAGHPDVAYVLDRLSEAASGRPR, encoded by the coding sequence GTGTTGGAGGTGCGAAGGCTGCGGCTGCTGGCGGAATTCGCCACGCACGGCACGGTGGCGGCGACCGCCGAGGCCCTGCATCTGACGGGGCCCGCGGTCTCGCAGCAGCTGGCGGCGCTGGAGAAGGAGACGGGGCTGACGCTCCTGGAGAAGCACGGCCGGGCGCTGCGGCTCACCGGCGCGGGGCGGCTCCTCGTGGAGCACGCCCAGGTGGTACTCGCCGACCTGGCCGCGGCCCAGGCCGATGTGGCGGCGCTGCGGCAGGGACGGCCGGGCGCGGTGCGCGTCGCCGCGTTCCCGTCGGCGGCGCGGGTGCTGCTCCCTCTGGTGTGGCCGGAGCCCGGTGCGGACGCGCCGCGGCTGCACCTCGTCGAGCACGAGCCGGACTCCGCCGACGAGGCGCTGCGGCAGCGGACCGTCGACGTCGCGGTCACGCACGCGTACAGCCTGCTGCCCCGGCCGCTGCCGCCGGGCTGCGAGCAGCGTCATCTCTTCGACGAACCGGTGGAGTTGGCGCTGCATCCCGATACGGCGGCCCGGCACGGTCTCGCGCCGGGCGACAAGGCGGACCTCGCCGCGTTCGCGCAGGAGGCGTGGCTGGTGCCCGGCGCCGACACCGCCTGCCACGAGATGACCCAACGGGCCTGCGGGGCCGCCGGTTTCGTGCCGCGCGCGGTGGCGCGGGCGAGCGACTTCGGGGTCCTGACGGCCCTGGTGGCACGGGACGCGGGCGTGACCCTCGTGCCCCAACTCGCCCTGCCCGCCGACCTGGACGGGGTGTCCCTGCACCCGCTGCACTCCCCCGTGCGGCGCACCGTGCGGGCCGTATATCGGGCGGGCACGGCCGGGCACCCCGATGTCGCGTATGTGCTGGACCGGCTCAGCGAGGCCGCTTCCGGTCGACCTCGCTGA
- a CDS encoding DMT family transporter — translation MTFDKTSLALAATVLLWASAFPAIRVALDGYGPAALSFVRLASASLALLAVAPFLGVRRPRRADLPRILVVGACGMSAYQLLLNWGETRVPAGTASLIVASVPAISALLAVAFLGERPSWRTIAGSGTALAGCALIALAGGEAGYTSAAWAVMGAAVVQAVYHFAIKPLLRHCTGLEVACYAMWAGTALLLPLAPGALDELVRAPADATLAALYLGLLPSAAGFVVWGYAVARLTVTAATAALYLVPGVALAVAYLWLGEAPASVEAVGGVVTLAGVVLLGRAGPKGRAARKRRGAPGEPQQRVEPEGTVTPATGTASPAPPR, via the coding sequence GTGACGTTCGACAAGACCTCCCTCGCCCTCGCGGCCACCGTGCTGCTGTGGGCCTCCGCGTTCCCGGCCATCCGCGTCGCCCTCGACGGGTACGGGCCCGCCGCGCTCTCCTTCGTGCGGCTCGCCTCCGCGTCGCTCGCGCTGCTCGCCGTGGCGCCGTTCCTGGGCGTACGAAGGCCGCGCCGGGCCGATCTGCCGCGCATCCTCGTGGTCGGGGCCTGCGGCATGAGCGCGTACCAACTCCTGCTGAACTGGGGCGAGACGAGGGTGCCGGCCGGAACCGCGAGCCTGATCGTCGCGTCGGTGCCCGCCATCAGCGCGCTGCTCGCCGTCGCGTTCCTCGGGGAGCGGCCGTCCTGGCGCACGATCGCGGGATCCGGCACGGCGCTCGCCGGCTGCGCGCTGATCGCCCTTGCGGGCGGGGAGGCCGGCTATACGAGCGCCGCCTGGGCCGTCATGGGCGCGGCCGTCGTACAGGCCGTCTACCACTTCGCCATCAAGCCGCTGCTGCGGCACTGCACCGGTCTCGAGGTCGCCTGCTATGCCATGTGGGCGGGCACGGCGCTGCTGCTCCCGCTGGCGCCGGGTGCGCTCGATGAGCTGGTGCGGGCCCCGGCCGATGCCACCCTCGCCGCGCTCTATCTGGGACTGCTGCCGTCCGCCGCCGGGTTCGTGGTGTGGGGCTACGCGGTGGCCCGGCTGACCGTGACGGCTGCGACCGCCGCGCTGTACCTGGTGCCGGGCGTGGCCCTCGCGGTCGCGTACCTGTGGCTGGGGGAGGCGCCGGCGTCGGTGGAGGCGGTCGGCGGGGTCGTGACGCTCGCGGGCGTCGTGCTGCTGGGGCGCGCCGGACCCAAGGGGCGCGCCGCACGGAAGAGGCGCGGCGCGCCGGGGGAGCCGCAGCAGCGTGTCGAGCCCGAGGGGACCGTCACGCCAGCGACAGGAACAGCTTCTCCAGCTCCTCCTCGCTGA
- a CDS encoding metal-sensitive transcriptional regulator: MDAVLKRLRRAQGQLAGVIAMIEAGRDCKDVVTQLAAVSRALDRAGFKIIASGMRDCMNAADGEQPPLSEEELEKLFLSLA; this comes from the coding sequence ATGGACGCCGTCCTGAAGCGACTGCGCCGCGCCCAGGGGCAGCTGGCCGGCGTCATCGCGATGATCGAGGCGGGCCGCGACTGCAAGGACGTGGTCACCCAACTGGCCGCCGTTTCCCGCGCGTTGGACCGCGCCGGCTTCAAAATCATCGCCTCCGGCATGCGGGACTGCATGAACGCGGCGGACGGCGAGCAGCCGCCGCTCAGCGAGGAGGAGCTGGAGAAGCTGTTCCTGTCGCTGGCGTGA